In Tachysurus vachellii isolate PV-2020 chromosome 12, HZAU_Pvac_v1, whole genome shotgun sequence, the following are encoded in one genomic region:
- the qsox2 gene encoding sulfhydryl oxidase 2: protein MAVDSFRMAVPYSLHILLLMAVLRYGQTGRLYTEEDPVFILNSDTLKQTLLNSSTAWLVQFYSSWCGHCIQYSPTWKGLAGDVKDWSQAIRIGVVDCAHEKNFDICKEFSIHFYPTFRYFKAHSTIFDIGKTYRGADREIQTVRQLMVNFLQNHTRQDWPAGCPSLEPARTENIQSLIGLKSDHYTAVIIEDEESYIGREVILDLMPYEGVIVKRALNSDKVLMEKLGITTAPAAYLFYPNGKHAAMDVKKKIRFFFSSFLKLLPGVHRKLHPSVQQPEQAEIKDQKITELFKEFDKSKVYMVDLESGLHYLLRVELATRKTLEGAELKTFKDFVTVVSKLFPGRQSVVKLLETLLEWLISLPLEKIPYEAILDLANNKMRISGLHLSERVQWIGCQGSSVALRGYPCSLWTLFHVLTVQAASRPDALANTALEDDPLAVLQTMRQYIGTFFGCHECGKHFEEMAQESMSQVKSLDEAVLWLWRKHNQVNARLAGTLSEDPMFPKTQWPTPDLCQACHEEQDGLHVWIEDMVLAFLKKHYSAANISPKYTTDIHPEAGTVAVNKATSTPSGVLNKGLNPPPESVPKHMKQTDKRETGGIQKEPNLPFLGLGFSGVDMSLCVLLYAFSCVFLMLMFFFFRVRSKRWKIKNHRPYV from the exons ATGGCTGTTGATTCGTTTCGAATGGCAGTGCCATATTCTTTACACATTCTTCTTTTAATGGCCGTGCTTCGGTATGGACAAACTGGACGCTTATATACCGAAGAAGACCCGgtgttcattttaaacagtGACACTCTGAAGCAAACCTTGTTGAACTCTTCAACAGCCTGGTTGGTTCAGTTCTACTCGTCGTGGTGTGGACACTGCATCCAGTACTCACCCACATGGAAAGGGTTAGCAGGAGATGTCAAAG ATTGGTCTCAAGCTATCCGTATTGGAGTTGTGGACTGTGCACATGAAAAGAACTTTGACATTTGTAAAGAGTTCAGCATCCATTTCTACCCTACATTTcgg TACTTCAAAGCACATAGTACTATTTTTGACATTGGAAAGACATATCGAG GAGCTGATCGAGAGATTCAGACTGTTAGACAGCTGATGGTAAACTTTCTCCAAAACCACACAAGACAAGACTGGCCTGCTGGTTGCCCTTCGCTGGAACCTGCCAG GACTGAAAACATTCAGTCTTTGATTGGACTGAAATCAGATCATTACACTGCAGTCATCATAGAGGATGAAGAATCTTACATTGGAAGAGAG GTAATATTGGACCTAATGCCATATGAAGGTGTGATAGTGAAGAGGGCCCTGAATTCAGACAAGGTCCTGATGGAAAAGCTCGGCATCACCACTGCCCCTGCAGCCTACCTGTTTTACCCCAATGGGAAACATGCAGCCATGGATGT aaagaagaaaatacgctttttcttttcctccttcctTAAACTGCTACCTGGAGTTCACCGGAAACTGCACCCTTCGGTCCAGCAGCCAGAACAGGCAGAAATTAAAGACCAGAAAATAACTGAGCTTTTTAAAGAATTTGACAA GTCTAAGGTGTACATGGTAGACCTGGAGTCTGGCTTACATTATCTATTAAGAGTGGAGCTGGCAACCCGCAAGACCTTAGAGGGAGCAGAGCTAAAAACCTTCAAAGACTTTGTCACAGTAGTGTCTAAG CTGTTTCCTGGACGCCAATCTGTGGTTAAGCTTCTAGAGACACTACTGGAATGGCTGATCAGTTTACCACTGGAGAAAATTCCTTATGAAGCCATTTTGGACCTGGCCAACAATAAGATGAGG ATCTCCGGACTGCACCTGAGTGAGCGTGTTCAGTGGATAGGCTGCCAGGGCAGTAGTGTGGCACTCAGAGGATACCCCTGCTCCCTTTGGACCCTCTTTCATGTGCTCACTGTGCAGGCTGCCAGCCGGCCGGACGCTCTCGCCAACACTG CACTGGAGGATGATCCATTGGCCGTGCTTCAAACAAtgcggcagtacattggaacgttCTTTGGCTGTCATGAGTGTGGAAAGCACTTTGAGGAGATGGCGCAGGAATCCATGAGTCAGGTGAAATCTCTGGATGAAGCAGTGCTTTGGTTATGGAGGAAACATAACCAGGTTAATGCAAGACTAGCAG GGACATTGAGTGAAGACCCCATGTTTCCTAAAACACAGTGGCCCACTCCTGACCTTTGTCAAGCATGCCATGAAGAACAGGATGGTCTTCATGTATGGATTGAAGACATGGTCCTTGCATTTCTCAAAAAACATTATAGTGCTGCCAACATCTCCCCCAAATACACCACTGATATCCATCCAGAAGCAGGCACAGTTGCAGTTAACAAAGCCACATCGACCCCATCCGGTGTTCTTAATAAAGGGTTGAACCCACCTCCAGAAAGTGTTCCAAAACATATGAAGCAAACCGATAAACGTGAAACTGGAGGCATCCAAAAGGAGCCTAACCTCCCATTCTTGGGACTGGGTTTCTCCGGTGTGGACATGAGTCTGTGTGTTCTTTTGTATGCATTCTCTTGCGTCTTTCTCATGCtcatgttcttcttctttcgtGTTCGTTCCAAAAGGTGGAAAATCAAAAACCACAGACCGTATGTATAG